In the genome of Segatella copri, one region contains:
- a CDS encoding DUF1896 domain-containing protein, translated as MNRKKQAQTELSYYGLYLLNHLRENRFPQANDADFIRERADHAAEVYEQARRDALFADAAQELAMSALLKGLRFSKYSILYDVVDSEFPLEVAVEDQEAFVKNLLPLVDNVYSIYDLTDDDFAQSPDYEQLYTELTGAVALFIESNGVQ; from the coding sequence ATGAACAGAAAGAAACAGGCACAGACAGAGCTGTCCTATTACGGACTGTACCTCTTGAACCACCTCAGAGAGAACCGTTTTCCACAAGCCAACGATGCAGACTTTATCCGCGAACGTGCAGACCATGCCGCAGAAGTATATGAGCAGGCACGGCGTGATGCCCTCTTTGCCGATGCAGCACAAGAGCTTGCCATGTCAGCATTGCTGAAAGGTCTCCGCTTTTCCAAGTACAGCATCCTGTATGATGTTGTTGACAGTGAGTTTCCCCTGGAGGTAGCAGTAGAAGATCAGGAAGCGTTTGTCAAGAACCTCCTGCCTTTGGTTGATAACGTGTATTCCATTTACGACCTCACCGATGACGATTTTGCCCAGTCACCGGACTACGAGCAGCTCTACACAGAGTTGACTGGAGCCGTAGCCCTTTTCATAGAGTCAAATGGCGTACAATAG